The Paenibacillus uliginis N3/975 genome has a window encoding:
- the dapA gene encoding 4-hydroxy-tetrahydrodipicolinate synthase: MDFGRLITAMVTPFDANGEINWDETARLIDYLIVDQKSDSIVVAGTTGESPTLSEDEKLKLFRFVKEHAAGRSKVIAGTGSNDTAHSIELTQKAEQCGVDGILLVAPYYNKPNQEGLFRHFEAIAKSTSLPIMLYNVPGRTGISLSTATTLRLAEIPNIMATKECASLEQVTQIVTGAPEHFIVYSGDDSAALPAMSVGAYGVVSVASHVAGSVMKDMIDAYVRGQVQQAAKLHQKLFPLYKGLFECPDPLPNPSAVKYALEVKGYKVGGVRLPLISPSESESAYIRKVLEDL; encoded by the coding sequence GTGGATTTCGGAAGATTGATTACGGCCATGGTTACCCCTTTTGATGCAAATGGTGAGATTAATTGGGACGAGACTGCAAGGCTGATCGATTATTTAATTGTTGATCAGAAGTCTGATTCCATTGTGGTTGCAGGGACTACAGGAGAATCCCCAACGTTAAGCGAAGATGAGAAGCTGAAGTTATTCCGGTTTGTTAAGGAGCATGCGGCTGGAAGAAGCAAAGTCATCGCGGGAACAGGAAGCAATGACACGGCTCACTCCATAGAGCTAACCCAAAAAGCTGAGCAATGCGGTGTCGACGGGATTCTTCTCGTGGCGCCATATTACAACAAACCGAATCAGGAAGGTCTGTTTCGGCATTTCGAAGCTATTGCGAAATCAACCTCGCTTCCGATCATGCTATATAATGTACCAGGGCGAACAGGAATCAGCCTAAGTACTGCAACAACACTGAGACTTGCTGAAATACCTAACATTATGGCGACCAAGGAGTGTGCCTCCTTGGAACAAGTAACCCAGATTGTTACGGGGGCACCTGAACATTTCATCGTATATTCAGGCGATGATTCCGCTGCTCTACCCGCAATGTCGGTAGGTGCATACGGGGTTGTAAGTGTGGCAAGTCATGTAGCTGGCTCCGTGATGAAGGATATGATTGATGCCTATGTCCGAGGTCAAGTGCAACAAGCCGCCAAACTGCACCAGAAGCTTTTCCCGTTATATAAAGGATTGTTCGAATGCCCGGATCCGCTCCCGAATCCGTCAGCTGTTAAATATGCTCTTGAAGTGAAGGGATATAAGGTAGGAGGAGTCCGCCTGCCGTTGATTTCCCCGAGCGAAAGCGAGTCTGCATACATCCGAAAAGTGCTCGAAGACTTGTAA
- the dapG gene encoding aspartate kinase, with amino-acid sequence MRILVQKFGGTSLSSPQARTHVIEHIRRELARQYRLVVVVSAMGRRGEPYATDTLLDWSEQNGNGLPLREKDLLLCCGEIISAATLCSLLQHEGITATVLTGAQAGFITDNQFGNARILDVKPDRVRAELENVQVVIVTGFQGQTESGDFTTLGRGGSDTSATALGAALRAEMIDIYTDVNGILTADPRIVEDARPLSHMSYTEICNMAHQGAKVIHPRAVEIAMQSLIPVRVRSTFTDSEGTLVTQPDGFHDVQMGFVDRFVSGVAYVSNITQISVECDRTEGLQLKVFKTMAENSISVDFINVTPTGVLYTVFDSDSEKAISALQGLNLKPRSLSGCAKVSVIGGGINGVPGIMAKIVEALSEHDIPILQSADSNTTIWVLVKKEDMVQALRALHSKFELHR; translated from the coding sequence ATGCGCATTCTGGTTCAAAAATTCGGCGGTACTTCGTTATCCTCGCCACAAGCAAGAACCCATGTCATTGAACATATTCGCCGTGAGCTTGCCCGGCAGTATCGGCTGGTCGTGGTCGTGTCGGCGATGGGCCGTCGGGGAGAACCCTATGCAACGGATACACTTCTAGATTGGAGTGAGCAGAACGGTAACGGCCTTCCACTTCGGGAAAAAGACTTGCTGCTCTGCTGCGGTGAGATTATATCGGCAGCAACACTGTGCAGTCTTCTTCAGCATGAGGGGATTACAGCGACTGTGCTTACAGGTGCTCAAGCCGGATTTATCACAGATAATCAGTTCGGCAACGCGCGAATATTGGATGTGAAACCGGACCGGGTTCGAGCAGAACTGGAGAATGTCCAGGTAGTCATTGTGACTGGATTTCAGGGACAGACGGAGTCCGGTGATTTTACGACACTTGGACGGGGTGGCAGTGACACGTCAGCCACGGCGCTGGGCGCTGCGCTACGGGCAGAAATGATCGATATTTATACAGACGTGAACGGTATTTTGACAGCCGATCCCAGAATTGTTGAGGATGCTAGACCGCTAAGCCATATGAGCTATACAGAAATTTGCAATATGGCACATCAAGGGGCGAAAGTCATTCATCCGCGCGCGGTCGAAATTGCAATGCAATCGTTGATACCTGTTCGAGTCCGTTCAACCTTTACGGATAGTGAGGGGACACTTGTTACGCAACCAGACGGCTTTCATGATGTGCAGATGGGATTCGTTGACCGGTTTGTTAGCGGTGTGGCTTATGTTAGCAACATTACACAGATTTCAGTGGAGTGTGACCGTACGGAAGGTCTCCAGTTAAAAGTGTTCAAAACAATGGCTGAAAACTCGATAAGCGTCGATTTTATTAACGTTACTCCTACAGGAGTTCTGTATACTGTATTTGATAGTGACTCGGAGAAAGCGATATCGGCATTGCAGGGATTAAACCTGAAACCGAGGAGCCTGTCAGGCTGCGCTAAAGTTTCTGTGATCGGGGGAGGCATTAACGGTGTTCCCGGGATCATGGCTAAAATCGTGGAAGCTCTCAGCGAGCATGATATTCCAATACTCCAATCGGCAGATTCAAATACAACGATATGGGTCCTTGTAAAAAAAGAGGATATGGTTCAGGCGCTTCGGGCGCTTCACAGTAAATTTGAGCTTCACCGGTAA
- a CDS encoding aspartate-semialdehyde dehydrogenase, giving the protein MNEQKFNVAVVGATGAVGEQILGLLEKRDFPIAELKLLSSARSAGKVVKFKGHDVTVQEATPDSFAGVDIALFSAGGDVSKELAPHAVRHGAVCIDNTNAFRMDPDKVLVVPEVNAEKIDEHNGIIANPNCSTIQMVAALKPLHDALGISRIIVSTYQAVSGAGSQAIQEMLRQSKEVLAGNDVQPDILPVGSLPVKHQIAFNAIPQIDKFADNGYTLEEMKMVRETKKIMGDESIEVTATCVRIPVVHGHSESVYVEFKNDYELEDVKTLLEAAPGVTLVDDPASQAYPLATDAAGKPDVFVGRLRRDLGHNRGLNMWIVSDNLLKGAAWNAVQIAEIIVSKRNGQA; this is encoded by the coding sequence ATGAACGAGCAAAAGTTTAATGTGGCCGTTGTTGGAGCGACGGGAGCGGTTGGAGAACAGATATTAGGACTTTTAGAGAAGCGGGATTTTCCGATTGCTGAACTGAAGCTTCTGTCCTCTGCTAGATCCGCAGGGAAGGTCGTTAAATTCAAAGGTCATGATGTTACAGTACAAGAAGCAACCCCCGACAGTTTTGCAGGCGTTGACATTGCATTGTTCAGCGCAGGTGGAGATGTTAGTAAAGAACTGGCACCGCATGCTGTACGTCATGGAGCTGTATGCATCGATAACACGAACGCTTTCCGCATGGACCCGGACAAAGTTCTGGTCGTACCGGAAGTAAATGCGGAGAAGATTGATGAACATAACGGTATTATTGCTAATCCTAACTGTTCTACGATTCAAATGGTAGCTGCGCTGAAACCGCTACATGATGCTTTGGGTATATCCCGCATCATAGTTTCCACCTATCAGGCTGTATCAGGTGCAGGTAGCCAGGCAATTCAGGAAATGCTTCGCCAGAGTAAGGAAGTGCTGGCAGGAAACGATGTTCAGCCGGACATTCTGCCGGTCGGATCGCTCCCGGTGAAGCATCAGATCGCGTTTAACGCTATTCCGCAGATCGATAAATTTGCGGATAACGGATATACTTTGGAAGAAATGAAAATGGTCCGTGAGACCAAAAAAATAATGGGCGACGAATCCATTGAAGTTACGGCTACCTGCGTTCGAATTCCGGTTGTACATGGTCATTCTGAATCTGTTTATGTTGAATTCAAGAACGACTACGAGCTGGAAGATGTAAAGACGCTGCTTGAAGCCGCTCCGGGTGTTACACTTGTGGACGATCCTGCTTCACAGGCATATCCCCTTGCAACGGATGCGGCAGGCAAACCGGACGTATTTGTCGGACGTTTGCGCCGTGATCTAGGACATAACCGCGGCCTGAATATGTGGATCGTCTCGGATAACCTGCTAAAAGGCGCGGCTTGGAATGCTGTGCAAATTGCAGAAATCATCGTTTCCAAACGAAACGGCCAGGCTTAA